A region of Melitaea cinxia chromosome 15, ilMelCinx1.1, whole genome shotgun sequence DNA encodes the following proteins:
- the LOC123660585 gene encoding LOW QUALITY PROTEIN: recQ-mediated genome instability protein 1-like (The sequence of the model RefSeq protein was modified relative to this genomic sequence to represent the inferred CDS: substituted 1 base at 1 genomic stop codon) translates to MSFQSILNNVRNYMSQNYILVDEDWLMQXVEHFMINHYVDENYNENEIKTMTKEQWLLNNITEINTQGCLPPNLGSLKKTVLPNRYVLQINAVVDIGSPAYQQYLKLQKVNTDNLEATTNFEEKVSSHRMLKLSMTDGVQMVNGIEYEPMRNLSIDVTPGSKILIKGPVECRRGTLLLTESSVELLGGEVAELITQYSQASLLSGILNKEIPQVLSSDTITTTTASDQQTNSNVPSSGQVTPNDGAHQPTSNFIDDELNFAELDAIEEQYTNVPKRSSNDELVNPVKKLKKSDTDLMCDPFDDLMEDEDYLREMEAQFDAQETSLNNSLTSFDMPNNTPSSRSSVLEMPIEPFAYIKQINDLDEKIGRVFKVKAQILKVLSKLTVGKQGWQLRCKILDGTGTLDVDFSSDVLSNLVGFTPQEMIKMKGQIAKDPEVKGKVDSALQKAKENFQTLYCIFELTILENPVVTQLIPFESCHVEDQKKRLHECGF, encoded by the exons ATGTCATTTCAGTCAATTTTAAACAATGTTCGAAACTATATGTCTCAAAATTATATTCTTGTTGATGAAGATTGGTTAATGCAGTAAGTAGAACATTTTATGATAAA TCATTATGTTGACGAGAACTATAATGAAAACGAAATTAAAACCATGACCAAGGAGcagtggttgttaaataatatcaCTGAAATAAATACGCAAGGTTGCCTGCCCCCAAATTTAGGCAGTCTCAAGAAAACTGTACTTCCCAATCGATATGTGCTCCAAATTAATGCAGTAGTAGATATTg GGTCTCCAGCTTACCAGCAGTACCTCAAACTGCAGAAGGTAAACACAGACAACCTTGAAGCTACTACGAATTTTGAGGAAAAGGTGTCAAGTCATAG gaTGTTAAAATTGTCTATGACAGATGGTGTCCAGATGGTTAATGGTATAGAATACGAGCCGATGCGAAATCTCTCTATTGACGTGACGCCGGGCAGCAAGATTCTTATTaaag GTCCGGTGGAGTGTAGACGTGGTACTTTGTTACTAACGGAGAGTTCTGTAGAGCTGCTAGGCGGTGAGGTCGCTGAACTGATAACACAGTATTCACAAGCGAGCCTCTTAAGTGGCATATTGAATAAAGAAATTCCACAGG TGTTGAGTTCGGacacaataacaacaacaacagcatCTGATCAACAAACAAATAGTAATGTTCCATCATCTGGTCAAGTAACGCCAAACGACGGTGCACATCAACCAACGAGTAATTTCATTGACGATGAATTAAATTTTGCCGAATTGGACGCTATAGAAGAACAGTACACCAATGTGCCCAAAAGATCATCTAATGATGAACTAGTCAATCCAGTTAAGAAACTCAAAAAGTCAGACACAGATCTTATGTGTGATCCCTTTGATGATTTAATGGAAGATGAAGATTACCTTAGAGAAATGGAAGCACAATTTGATGCACAGGAAACTTCTTTAAACAATTCCCTTACTAGTTTTGATATGCCCAATAACACGCCAAGCAGTCGATCGAGTGTTTTAGAAATGCCAATAGAACCGTTTGcttacataaaacaaataaacgatCTAGATGAGAAAATTGGAAGAGTTTTTAAAGTGAAAGCGCAGATTTTGAAGGTATTGTCCAAATTGACGGTTGGTAAGCAGGGATGGCAGTTAAGGTGCAAGATTTTGGATGGTACCGGAACTTTAGATGTGGACTTTTCAAGCGATGTGCTTTCGAATTTGGTTGGATTCACGCCACAAGAAATGATCAAGATGAAGGGTCAGATTGCAAAGGATCCGGAAGTTAAGGGAAAGGTTGATTCG gcCTTACAAAAAGCAAAAGAAAATTTTCAAACACTCTACTGCATATTTGAATTAACAATATTGGAGAACCCAGTGGTCACGCAACTCATACCATTTGAAAGTTGTCACGTTGAAGATCAAAAGAAGAGGCTACATGAATGtggattttaa
- the LOC123660413 gene encoding LOW QUALITY PROTEIN: ubiquitin carboxyl-terminal hydrolase 16 (The sequence of the model RefSeq protein was modified relative to this genomic sequence to represent the inferred CDS: inserted 2 bases in 1 codon) codes for MVKKKRQSEPTENGDDSTESCDEIVKSACHHVAKAVDLTRLKKSLKTGGFEKECSECKKSLSTEVIDPNYEEDLSLWMCLRCGTQLCGRTRNKHALNHFNTPHSDCHAITTNTTTWEIYCYNCNNEVTSTSSKKLHECIEYLKKQASSNPKLPPIELPFIQGPNPLELTMPLETTSRNDKGKDKAMALNLPRVRGLSNLGNTCFFNSVMQCLVQTPYLLNVLKEMATPGEKFTLPGGKLKIKSDQNDDEGKEVDLPPITGQLSEWGTLTRTLAETLEELQTGEGGVYTPRKLLSALVSKLPQFGGGDQHDAHELLRHLLEAVRSEDLRRYQSVILSSLGVSSKVDPAKVDGEVKQKVKFYGQQASDTMLRPEQVFRGFLVSTLECQECFHQSDRTEYFLDLSLPVAASRPQPPALVRRKTPNDDNNIYNNQEETKTSKHQQKKERIAARKAARKKGNSNSKDNAVDATNGSKDEGKSSSEQSDADVEDNLEEPPRRADTHTASIGSQAVAHTAANFAAYHMESGYNSDKIVSSDSIRTSPVDLDKEKTDDTPETTDKDKEFADVATSTTAVPLEYKSPAPLETFSNPDSGVASPEATKHNSTETVDNLSPVRSDFERPVSRISFAPEYSNEVVSRGISERAGRDLFESGWEFGGAPPEDNAYDDLNQDVTDKLEKLKLDADEPRPKPAPPAPRAREPPPARPSPPSPRYVCDEDECSVQSCLGQFTALELLTGNNKVGCETCTERLNGKNGKTVYTNATKRFLVSSPPPVLILHLKRFQLGPRCMFRKMSKHVDFPALLDLAPFCAAARGGPLYALYGVVEHSGGMHGGHYVAYVKLRPGARRRFLPXPPAPGRPPAPTPTPSCRATSRATARRACPAAAGSTCPTAWCRRSPRTRCCARRPTCCSTSACSER; via the exons atggttaaaaaaaagagaCAAAGCGAGCCTACCGAAAATGGGGACGACTCGACGGAGTCTTGCGACGAAATTGTAAAGTCCGCATGTCATCATGTAGCCAAAGCAGTAGACCTTACGCGTCTGAAGAAGTCTTTAAAGACAGGAGGTTTTGAAAAAGAATGCTCGGAATGCAAAAAAAGCCTGAGTACGGAAGTGATCGACCCAAATTACGAGGAAGACCTATCATTATGGATGTGCCTGCGCTGCGGGACACAACTGTGCGGTCGAACTCGCAACAAGCACGCCCTGAACCATTTCAACACTCCTCACTCTGACTGCCACGCCATCACAACTAATACCACAACTTGGGAGATATACTGCTACAATTGTAATAATGAAGTCACGTCTACGAGCTCCAAAAAACTTCATGAATGTATAGAATATTTGAAAAAGCAAGCCTCCAGTAATCCAAAACTACCACCAATAGAACTGCCCTTCATTCAAGGACCAAATCCGTTAGAACTTACAATGCCATTAGAAACTACATCTAGAAATGATAAAGGTAAAGATAAGGCGATGGCTTTGAATTTACCTCGTGTGAGGGGCCTCAGCAATCTAGGAAATACATGTTTTTTCAATTCTGTCATGCAATGTTTAGTGCAGACaccatatttattaaatgtcttAAAAGAGATGGCTACACCAGGAGAAAAGTTTACGTTGCCAGGaggtaaattgaaaattaagtCGGACCAAAATGATGATGAGGGCAAAGAAGTGGACCTCCCTCCAATAACTGGGCAGCTGTCTGAGTGGGGGACTCTGACAAGGACCTTAGCAGAAACATTAGAAGAACTACAAACag gtgAAGGCGGTGTGTATACTCCTAGAAAACTGCTCTCTGCTCTTGTCAGTAAGCTACCTCAATTTGGTGGAGGCGATCAGCATGACGCTCACGAGTTATTAAGACATTTGCTTGAAGCTGTGAG GTCTGAAGACCTACGTCGCTACCAGTCAGTGATACTGAGCAGTTTGGGAGTTAGTTCAAAGGTTGATCCGGCTAAAGTCGATGGGGAAGTGAAGCAAAAGGTTAAATTTTATGGACAGCAAGCCTCGGATACAATGCTCAGACCAGAAcag GTATTCCGTGGCTTCCTAGTGTCGACACTCGAGTGCCAAGAATGCTTCCACCAGTCGGACCGTACAGAATACTTTCTCGATCTCTCCCTGCCTGTTGCAGCATCACGTCCTCAGCCACCGGCCTTAGTTAGGAGGAAAACACCTAATG ACGAtaacaatatatacaataatcaAGAGGAGACCAAAACTTCGAAACACCAGCAGAAGAAAGAACGAATTGCTGCTAGAAAAGCCGCTAGGAAAAAAG gCAATTCCAATTCCAAAGATAACGCTGTCGATGCAACAAACGGTTCGAAAGACGAGGGTAAGTCGTCCTCGGAGCAATCGGACGCGGACGTGGAGGACAATCTGGAGGAGCCTCCGCGCCGGGCCGACACTCACACCGCCTCCATCGGCTCGCAGGCCGTCGCTCACACCGCCGCCAACTTCGCGGCCTACCACATGGAGTCCGGCTACAACTCCGATAAGATAGTCAGCTCCGACTCCATCCGGACCAGCCCCGTCGACCTCGACAAGGAGAAGACGGACGACACCCCCGAGACGACCGACAAGGACAAGGAGTTCGCGGACGTCGCCACCTCGACCACCGCTGTGCCGCTCGAGTATAAGTCCCCCGCGCCCCTGGAGACCTTCTCCAACCCGGACTCCGGGGTGGCGAGTCCCGAAGCGACAAAGCACAACTCCACAGAGACAGTGGATAAT CTGTCGCCCGTCAGGAGCGACTTCGAGAGGCCAGTCTCTCGAATATCCTTCGCCCCGGAGTACTCCAACGAGGTGGTCTCGCGCGGTATAAGCGAGCGAGCCGGACGCGACCTGTTCGAAAGCGGCTGGGAGTTCGGAGGAGCTCCACCCGAGGACAACGCATACGACGATTTGAACCAGGACGTTACCGACAAGCTGGAGAAGCTCAAGCTCGACGCGGACGAGCCCCGGCCCaagcccgcgccgcccgccccgcgcgCCCGCGAGCCGCCGCCCGCCCGCCCCAGCCCGCCCTCGCCCCGCTACGTCTGCGACGAGGACGAGTGCAGCGTGCAGTCCTGTCTCGGCCAGTTCACGGCCCTCGAACTGCTCACCGGCAACAACAAGGTCGGCTGCGAGACCTGCACGGAGAGGCTCAACGGCAAAAACGGCAAAACCGTGTACACGAACGCGACGAAGCGCTTCCTAGTGTCGAGCCCGCCGCCCGTGCTCATCCTGCACCTGAAGCGCTTCCAGCTGGGCCCGCGCTGCATGTTCCGCAAGATGTCGAAGCACGTGGACTTCCCCGCGCTGCTGGACCTGGCGCCCTTCTGCgccgcggcgcgcggcgggccGCTGTACGCGCTGTACGGCGTGGTGGAGCACTCGGGCGGCATGCACGGCGGCCACTACGTCGCCTACGTCAAGCTGCGGCCCGGAGCGCGCCGCCGCTTCCTGCC CCCGCCCGCCCCGGGCCGCCCGCCCGCCCCGACTCCGACTCCGAGCTGTCGGGCTACGAGTCGGGCGACGGCGCGGCGCGCGTGCCCCGCGGCCGCTGGTTCTACGTGTCCGACAGCCTGGTGTCGGAGGTCACCGAGGACAAGGTGCTGCGCGCGCAGGCCTACCTGCTGTTCTACGAGCGCGTGCAGTGAGCGCTAG